A genomic segment from Janibacter sp. DB-40 encodes:
- a CDS encoding sulfotransferase family 2 domain-containing protein: MSTDASPTPLLNDIPPPPNSFVLPDHKMVYMSVTKAACTSLRWMVADLSGEDPESFVGAIGGQQSRLLGIHGKRSRWRRTPQLSTLGSEQLAEISPDNGWFVFAAVRDPRSRLWSAWQSTFLVRHVRYVERYADRAWFPRVPASPEQVLEDWRAFVHARPWENDPDLRTDVHFQSQVRSVRPGGVNYTRIYDLSELSTLFADVHEHLRPLGLDQPLYTPRANETPLPIVPEALDDGVAEIIEDSFADDFRAFGDRWSIDRIRMSDGWSADAIEHAAYHTVANERIGDLRTEARRLQQELKQAQRELRRTQRELTRAQRAPRPGETPPRGPSAQSLVARVLDSRPAHRLARSSRVRRVVPDRVLAAARSIVRRSA, from the coding sequence ATGAGCACCGACGCCAGCCCCACGCCCCTGCTCAACGACATCCCGCCGCCACCGAACTCCTTCGTCCTCCCGGACCACAAGATGGTCTACATGTCCGTGACGAAGGCGGCGTGCACGAGCCTTCGGTGGATGGTCGCCGACCTGTCCGGCGAGGACCCCGAGTCCTTCGTCGGCGCCATCGGGGGGCAGCAGAGCCGACTCCTGGGCATCCACGGCAAGCGCTCGCGATGGCGCAGGACCCCGCAGCTCAGCACTCTCGGCAGCGAGCAGCTGGCCGAGATCTCCCCGGACAACGGCTGGTTCGTCTTCGCCGCCGTCCGCGATCCACGCAGCAGGCTGTGGTCCGCCTGGCAGTCGACGTTCCTCGTGCGACACGTGCGGTACGTCGAGCGCTACGCCGATCGTGCGTGGTTCCCGCGCGTGCCGGCGAGCCCCGAGCAGGTCCTGGAGGACTGGCGCGCCTTCGTGCACGCCCGTCCCTGGGAGAACGATCCCGACCTGCGCACGGATGTGCACTTCCAGAGCCAGGTGCGTTCGGTGCGCCCGGGTGGGGTCAACTACACCCGGATCTACGACCTGTCCGAGCTGTCCACGCTCTTCGCCGACGTCCACGAGCACCTGCGGCCGCTCGGCCTCGACCAGCCCCTGTACACACCGCGGGCCAACGAGACCCCCCTGCCCATCGTCCCCGAGGCCCTCGACGACGGCGTCGCGGAGATCATCGAGGACTCCTTCGCCGACGACTTCCGGGCCTTCGGTGACCGGTGGAGCATCGATCGCATCCGCATGTCCGACGGGTGGTCGGCGGATGCCATCGAGCACGCCGCCTACCACACGGTCGCCAATGAGCGCATCGGTGACCTGCGCACCGAGGCACGACGACTGCAGCAGGAGCTGAAGCAGGCGCAGCGAGAGCTCCGGCGCACCCAGCGGGAGCTGACGCGGGCGCAGCGCGCTCCCCGACCTGGTGAGACCCCGCCGCGGGGACCGAGCGCACAGTCGCTCGTCGCACGGGTCCTCGACAGCCGGCCGGCGCACCGGCTCGCCCGCAGCTCCCGGGTGCGGCGCGTCGTCCCGGACCGGGTGCTGGCCGCGGCCCGATCGATCGTCCGCCGCTCCGCCTAG
- a CDS encoding isoprenyl transferase: MSRYATPFAHPSGATAPPVPADLVPGHVAVVMDGNGRWANQRGLPRTKGHEAGEGALLDVVAGALAIGVQHLSTYAFSTENWRRSPDEVRFLMGFNRDVIRRRRDQLHAWGVRMRWVGRRPKLWGSVIKELEVAQEMTRDNDAMTLYFCVNYGGRAEIADAVRGIAADVAAGRLKGSRIDERTIARYLTEPDMPDVDLFLRSSGEQRTSNFLLWQSAYAEMVFQDTLWPDYDRRHLWEAIETYAGRERRYGGAVDAPTDDPATRGR, from the coding sequence ATGAGTCGCTACGCCACCCCCTTCGCCCACCCCAGCGGAGCCACCGCACCGCCGGTGCCCGCGGACCTGGTGCCCGGCCACGTCGCCGTCGTCATGGACGGCAACGGCCGCTGGGCCAACCAGCGCGGGCTCCCGCGCACGAAGGGCCACGAGGCGGGGGAGGGGGCACTCCTCGACGTCGTCGCCGGCGCTCTGGCGATCGGCGTGCAGCACCTGTCGACCTACGCCTTCTCCACCGAGAACTGGCGGCGCTCACCCGACGAGGTGCGCTTCCTCATGGGCTTCAACCGCGACGTCATCCGCCGGCGGCGCGACCAGCTGCATGCCTGGGGCGTGCGGATGCGCTGGGTCGGGCGACGCCCGAAGCTGTGGGGCTCGGTGATCAAGGAGCTCGAGGTCGCCCAGGAGATGACCCGGGACAACGACGCGATGACGCTCTACTTCTGCGTCAACTACGGCGGTCGTGCCGAGATCGCCGACGCCGTGCGGGGGATCGCCGCGGACGTCGCCGCCGGACGACTGAAGGGCTCGCGGATCGACGAGCGGACGATCGCGCGATACCTCACCGAGCCGGACATGCCGGACGTCGACCTCTTCCTGCGCAGCTCGGGGGAGCAGCGCACGAGCAACTTCCTGCTGTGGCAGTCGGCCTACGCCGAGATGGTCTTCCAGGACACCCTGTGGCCGGACTACGACCGCCGCCACCTGTGGGAGGCGATCGAGACCTACGCCGGGCGGGAGCGGCGGTACGGTGGCGCCGTGGACGCGCCGACGGACGACCCGGCTACGCGCGGTCGCTGA
- the recO gene encoding DNA repair protein RecO, whose product MPLYRDSGVVLRTHKLGEADRIITVLTRGRGKVRAVAKGVRRTRSKFGARLEPGMHVDLQCYEGRNLDTVTQTESLDAWGDVLARDYRRWTSAAAILETADRLTEAHEPAVQQYLLLAGALRSLAHDEHAPELVLDAYLLRALAVAGWAPSFHDCARCGEGGPHRAFHVASGGVLCRSCRVPGSSAPAPETLDLLAGLLTGDWVLADDSQERHRREGSGLTAAFLQWHLERGVLSLRHVDRTHVDRTQADRTPPQRTG is encoded by the coding sequence ATGCCCCTCTACCGCGACTCCGGGGTCGTGCTGCGCACCCACAAGCTGGGTGAGGCCGACCGGATCATCACCGTGCTCACGCGCGGGCGCGGCAAGGTCCGGGCCGTGGCGAAGGGGGTGCGTCGCACCAGGTCGAAGTTCGGCGCACGCCTCGAGCCCGGGATGCACGTCGACCTGCAGTGCTACGAGGGACGCAACCTCGACACCGTGACCCAGACGGAGTCGCTCGACGCCTGGGGGGACGTCCTCGCACGGGACTACCGACGCTGGACCAGCGCCGCCGCGATCCTCGAGACCGCCGACCGCCTCACGGAGGCGCACGAGCCGGCCGTGCAGCAGTACCTGCTCCTCGCCGGGGCGCTGCGCTCCCTGGCCCACGACGAGCACGCCCCCGAGCTCGTGCTCGACGCCTACCTGCTGCGGGCCCTCGCGGTCGCCGGGTGGGCGCCGAGCTTCCACGACTGCGCCCGCTGCGGCGAAGGGGGGCCGCACCGCGCCTTCCACGTCGCCTCGGGCGGGGTCCTGTGCCGCAGCTGCCGGGTGCCCGGGTCCTCGGCGCCCGCACCCGAGACCCTCGACCTGCTCGCCGGGTTGCTCACCGGGGACTGGGTCCTCGCGGACGACTCCCAGGAGCGGCACCGCCGCGAGGGGTCGGGCCTGACGGCTGCCTTCCTCCAGTGGCACCTCGAGCGAGGCGTGCTCTCCCTCCGGCACGTCGACCGCACGCACGTCGATCGCACCCAAGCCGACCGCACCCCACCGCAGAGGACCGGATGA
- a CDS encoding alpha-ketoglutarate-dependent dioxygenase AlkB, translated as MQALQSSLFDTADAPTLGDLQARHRRHLDGSAWVDLLPGWACGADDVLATLLHEVPWRAERRTMYDSVVDVPRLTRFYSAGEVLPHPLLTEMRERLTAHYAPELGEPFVTAGLCLYRDGSDSVAWHGDRIGRSRTDDTMVAIVSLGSARHLAFRPRDGGPSQRLSLGHGDLAVMGGACQRTWEHAVPKTSAAVGPRISIQYRVAGVR; from the coding sequence ATGCAGGCGCTCCAGTCCTCGCTCTTCGACACCGCCGACGCCCCGACGCTCGGCGACCTGCAGGCGCGTCACCGGCGCCACCTCGATGGCAGCGCGTGGGTGGACCTGCTGCCCGGGTGGGCGTGCGGTGCCGACGACGTCCTCGCAACGCTGCTGCACGAGGTGCCATGGCGAGCGGAGCGGCGCACCATGTACGACTCGGTGGTCGACGTGCCGCGGTTGACCCGTTTCTACTCCGCGGGCGAGGTGCTCCCCCACCCGCTGCTCACCGAGATGCGCGAGCGGCTCACCGCGCACTACGCCCCCGAGCTCGGGGAGCCCTTCGTCACCGCCGGCCTGTGCCTCTACCGCGACGGCAGCGACTCCGTGGCCTGGCACGGCGACCGGATCGGCCGCAGTCGCACCGACGACACGATGGTCGCGATCGTCTCCCTCGGCTCGGCCCGCCACCTCGCCTTCCGGCCGCGCGACGGCGGCCCCTCGCAGCGCCTCTCCCTCGGGCACGGCGACCTGGCCGTCATGGGTGGTGCCTGCCAGCGCACCTGGGAGCACGCGGTGCCCAAGACGAGCGCCGCCGTGGGCCCTCGCATCTCGATCCAGTACCGCGTCGCCGGGGTGCGCTGA
- the leuA gene encoding 2-isopropylmalate synthase has translation MIHPQQSTRMPIQKYIPFQDQIAVELPDRTWPDKVMTQAPRWCAVDLRDGNQALIDPMDADRKMAMFQLLVRMGYKEIEVGFPSASETDFNFCRQLIDGGHIPDDVTIQVLTQCRDHLVEKTFDAIAGSKQAIVHFYNSTSIVQRRVVFNTDQDGIIDIALQGARLCKKLEETVPDTTVYYQYSPESYTGTELDFAARICNAVIDIIDPTPDHKMIINLPATVEMATPNVYADSIEWMSRNLDRRESIMLSLHPHNDRGEGVAAAELGYLAGADRIEGCLFGNGERTGNVDLVTLGMNLFSQGIDPQIDFSQMDEIRRTVEHCTQLPVHPRHAWGGDLVYTAFSGSHQDAIKKGFDDMQRRAKEAGTSIDGIDWGVPYLPIDPHDIGRDYEAVVRVNSQSGKGGVAYLLHSEVGLELPRRLQMEFSAVVQRKTDSDGGEMSGLALWEVFNDEYLHGEDTDGWGRYQPVRTTLTGEDDGLDRIEGHILDRGQEVAISGSGNGPIAAFLDAIEPLGIDVRVLDYAEHALSAGGDARAASYVECAVGERVLWGVGLHDSIVKASLRAILSAVNRAERDAEAVEV, from the coding sequence ATGATCCACCCCCAGCAGTCCACCCGGATGCCGATCCAGAAGTACATCCCCTTCCAGGACCAGATCGCCGTCGAGCTGCCCGACCGCACCTGGCCGGACAAGGTCATGACCCAGGCGCCGCGCTGGTGCGCGGTCGACCTGCGTGATGGCAACCAGGCACTCATCGACCCGATGGATGCCGACCGCAAGATGGCGATGTTCCAGCTGCTCGTGCGGATGGGCTACAAGGAGATCGAGGTCGGCTTCCCGAGCGCGAGCGAGACCGACTTCAACTTCTGCCGCCAGCTCATCGACGGGGGACACATCCCCGACGACGTGACGATCCAGGTGCTCACCCAGTGCCGCGACCACCTGGTCGAGAAGACCTTCGACGCCATCGCCGGCAGCAAGCAGGCGATCGTGCACTTCTACAACTCGACGTCCATCGTCCAGCGGCGGGTGGTCTTCAACACCGACCAGGACGGCATCATCGACATCGCCCTGCAGGGCGCACGGCTGTGCAAGAAGCTCGAGGAGACGGTCCCGGACACCACCGTCTACTACCAGTACTCGCCGGAGTCCTACACCGGCACCGAGCTGGACTTCGCCGCGCGCATCTGCAACGCGGTCATCGACATCATCGACCCGACGCCGGACCACAAGATGATCATCAACCTCCCGGCGACCGTCGAGATGGCCACGCCCAACGTCTACGCCGACTCCATCGAGTGGATGAGCCGCAACCTCGACCGGCGCGAGTCGATCATGCTCTCTCTGCACCCGCACAACGACCGCGGCGAGGGCGTCGCCGCAGCGGAGCTCGGGTACCTGGCCGGCGCCGACCGCATCGAGGGCTGCCTCTTCGGCAACGGCGAGCGCACCGGCAACGTCGACCTGGTCACCCTGGGGATGAACCTCTTCAGCCAGGGCATCGACCCGCAGATCGACTTCTCGCAGATGGACGAGATCCGGCGCACCGTCGAGCACTGCACGCAGCTGCCGGTCCACCCGCGGCACGCCTGGGGCGGCGACCTCGTCTACACGGCCTTCTCCGGGTCGCACCAGGACGCGATCAAGAAGGGCTTCGACGACATGCAGCGTCGGGCCAAGGAGGCCGGGACCAGCATCGACGGCATCGACTGGGGCGTGCCCTACCTGCCGATCGACCCGCACGACATCGGTCGCGACTACGAGGCGGTCGTGCGCGTCAACAGCCAGTCCGGCAAGGGTGGTGTCGCCTACCTGCTGCACTCCGAGGTCGGCCTGGAGCTGCCGCGGCGCCTGCAGATGGAGTTCTCCGCCGTCGTGCAGCGCAAGACGGACTCCGACGGTGGCGAGATGAGCGGCCTGGCCCTGTGGGAGGTCTTCAACGACGAGTACCTGCACGGTGAGGACACGGACGGCTGGGGCCGTTACCAGCCGGTGCGCACCACGCTCACCGGTGAGGACGACGGCCTCGACCGCATCGAGGGCCACATCCTCGACCGTGGCCAGGAGGTCGCGATCTCCGGCAGCGGGAACGGCCCGATCGCGGCCTTCCTCGACGCCATCGAGCCGCTGGGCATCGACGTGCGCGTCCTCGACTACGCCGAGCACGCACTCTCCGCCGGTGGTGACGCCCGCGCCGCGTCCTACGTCGAGTGCGCCGTCGGTGAGCGCGTTCTCTGGGGCGTCGGCCTGCACGACTCGATCGTCAAGGCCTCGCTGCGGGCGATCCTCTCCGCGGTCAACCGCGCCGAGCGCGACGCCGAGGCCGTCGAGGTCTGA